The Flavobacteriaceae bacterium 3519-10 genome includes a window with the following:
- a CDS encoding Signal recognition particle, subunit Ffh SRP54, producing MFNSLQDKLDKALHNISGRGKITEINVAETVKEIRRALVDADVNYKVAKDLTKRVQDKALGQNVLTSLSPGQLMTKIVHDELVDLMGKTHEGINLSGKPSVILIAGLQGSGKTTFSGKLANYLKEKRNKKPLLVACDVYRPAAIEQLKILGQQTGIPVYTEEGALNPSSIAENAVKFAKENNHDVVIVDTAGRLAIDEQMMNEIKSVHYFIKPNETLFVVDSMTGQDAVNTAKAFNEALNFDGVVLTKLDGDTRGGAALTIRSVVEKPIKFISTGEKMEALDVFYPERMADRILGMGDVVSLVERAQEQFDEEEAKKLHKKIAKNEFGFDDFLKQINQIKKMGNMKDLMGMIPGVGKAIKDVDIQDDAFKHIEAIIHSMTPDERRRPSIINTQRKNRIARGAGRKIEDVNALMKQFEQMGKMMKMMQGPQGKQMMEMMSKGMPKVPGMGGSPFGK from the coding sequence ATGTTCAACAGTTTACAGGATAAGTTAGATAAAGCACTCCACAATATATCGGGCCGCGGAAAAATCACTGAGATTAACGTTGCCGAAACGGTGAAGGAAATCCGCCGTGCACTGGTGGATGCCGATGTTAACTACAAAGTTGCGAAAGATTTAACCAAAAGAGTTCAGGATAAAGCTTTAGGGCAAAACGTTCTCACAAGCTTGTCACCGGGTCAGCTTATGACCAAGATTGTTCACGACGAACTGGTAGATCTGATGGGTAAAACACATGAAGGTATCAACCTTTCGGGTAAACCCAGTGTAATTCTTATTGCAGGTCTACAGGGATCGGGTAAAACCACATTTTCGGGGAAACTTGCCAATTATTTAAAGGAGAAACGCAACAAAAAACCATTGTTGGTGGCATGCGACGTCTATCGTCCGGCCGCGATTGAGCAGCTTAAAATACTCGGACAGCAAACCGGAATTCCGGTATATACCGAAGAAGGCGCCTTAAATCCCTCCTCTATTGCGGAGAACGCCGTGAAGTTTGCGAAAGAAAACAACCACGATGTTGTAATTGTGGATACCGCAGGCCGCCTTGCGATTGATGAGCAAATGATGAACGAAATAAAATCGGTTCATTATTTTATTAAGCCAAATGAAACCCTGTTCGTGGTCGATTCGATGACGGGTCAGGATGCTGTGAATACGGCAAAAGCTTTTAATGAAGCACTGAATTTCGACGGTGTTGTACTTACCAAATTAGACGGTGATACGCGTGGTGGAGCTGCCTTAACGATCCGTTCCGTTGTTGAAAAACCGATTAAATTTATCTCTACCGGCGAAAAAATGGAAGCGCTTGACGTTTTCTATCCCGAAAGGATGGCCGACCGAATTCTTGGAATGGGTGACGTTGTTTCGCTTGTTGAAAGAGCTCAGGAGCAGTTTGATGAGGAAGAAGCCAAAAAGCTTCACAAGAAAATCGCCAAAAACGAATTCGGTTTCGACGACTTCTTAAAGCAAATCAATCAGATCAAGAAAATGGGTAACATGAAGGATTTGATGGGCATGATTCCGGGCGTTGGAAAAGCCATTAAAGATGTGGATATTCAGGATGACGCCTTTAAACATATTGAAGCGATCATCCACTCGATGACGCCGGATGAAAGAAGAAGACCTTCGATTATTAATACGCAGCGTAAAAATCGCATTGCGCGCGGCGCGGGACGCAAAATAGAAGATGTGAATGCGCTGATGAAACAGTTTGAACAGATGGGCAAAATGATGAAAATGATGCAGGGCCCTCAGGGAAAACAGATGATGGAAATGATGAGCAAAGGAATGCCGAAAGTTCCGGGAATGGGTGGCAGCCCGTTCGGAAAATAA
- a CDS encoding ATP synthase A chain, with protein sequence MNSDYLSYFCKTLKRYIVMLKRVILLVGFFATFSVSLAQHATVAGEAHATEHVSDSEKVKAESQEFIQHHVKDAHSFDIMVTKDGHHIGFPLPVIFYDQDNGLHTMMSSAFNHGENTVESKGSHYKLFHEKIYKTDASGTIQMDDHGHATNAKMIDFSITKSVFAILLVSVLMLLLFISIARSYKNSLVPSGAGKIFEPLIIFIRDDIAKPNIGTNYKKYMGFLLTVFFFILFLNVLGLMPFGINVTGNIAITAALAIVTFLIVQFTANKTYWQHIFWMPGLPWPMKIVMMPIEIIGMFIKPFALLIRLFANMTAGHIVVMSLIAMIYVFKNVIAGIAFPFLTFVLYLLEILVAFLQAYIFTMLSAVYFGMANEEHHHEEAH encoded by the coding sequence TTGAATTCTGATTATTTATCCTATTTTTGCAAAACTTTAAAAAGATATATTGTAATGCTTAAAAGAGTTATCCTTTTAGTTGGTTTTTTCGCTACATTTTCGGTCTCATTGGCGCAACACGCGACAGTGGCCGGAGAGGCACATGCCACTGAACATGTGTCCGATTCCGAAAAAGTGAAAGCGGAAAGCCAGGAGTTTATTCAGCACCACGTGAAGGACGCTCACAGCTTCGATATCATGGTAACCAAAGACGGACACCATATTGGGTTTCCGTTGCCGGTAATTTTCTATGATCAAGACAACGGGCTTCACACGATGATGAGTTCTGCCTTTAACCATGGTGAAAATACCGTGGAAAGCAAAGGGAGCCACTATAAACTTTTCCACGAAAAGATCTATAAAACAGATGCTTCCGGAACGATTCAGATGGATGATCACGGGCATGCAACAAATGCAAAAATGATCGATTTCTCGATTACCAAAAGTGTTTTTGCAATTTTGCTGGTATCCGTTCTGATGCTTCTTCTGTTTATTTCAATCGCAAGAAGCTATAAGAATTCTTTGGTGCCTTCAGGTGCAGGGAAAATCTTCGAGCCTTTAATTATTTTCATCCGCGACGATATCGCGAAGCCGAACATCGGTACGAACTACAAGAAATACATGGGCTTTTTGCTTACCGTATTTTTCTTCATCCTTTTTCTTAACGTATTGGGTCTGATGCCTTTCGGGATCAACGTTACCGGTAACATTGCCATCACGGCGGCTTTAGCGATCGTTACGTTTCTTATCGTTCAGTTCACCGCTAATAAAACATACTGGCAGCACATCTTCTGGATGCCGGGCTTGCCTTGGCCGATGAAAATTGTGATGATGCCGATTGAAATTATCGGGATGTTCATTAAACCTTTCGCGCTTTTGATACGTCTTTTCGCGAACATGACGGCAGGCCACATCGTTGTGATGTCGCTTATCGCAATGATTTATGTATTTAAAAACGTAATTGCGGGTATTGCATTCCCGTTCCTTACATTCGTTCTGTATCTGCTCGAAATTTTGGTTGCATTCTTACAGGCATATATCTTCACAATGCTTTCTGCGGTATATTTCGGTATGGCCAACGAAGAGCATCACCATGAGGAAGCTCACTAA
- a CDS encoding ATP synthase C chain translates to MEIPKLVGAGLVVIGAGLGIGKIGAAALEGMARQPEQAGKLQTAMLIAAALVEGLAFAALFAVN, encoded by the coding sequence ATGGAAATCCCTAAGTTAGTAGGAGCAGGTTTAGTAGTAATCGGAGCAGGTCTTGGTATCGGTAAAATCGGTGCTGCTGCTTTAGAAGGTATGGCTCGTCAGCCAGAGCAGGCAGGTAAACTGCAAACTGCGATGCTTATTGCTGCTGCACTTGTAGAAGGTCTTGCGTTCGCTGCATTGTTTGCAGTAAACTAA